A window from Opisthocomus hoazin isolate bOpiHoa1 chromosome 29, bOpiHoa1.hap1, whole genome shotgun sequence encodes these proteins:
- the LOC142364771 gene encoding acrosin-like has translation CGHRPMDSYYGMSRVVGGTDAQLGAWPWIVSIQKPIIGGIAHVCGGSLISPQWVLTAAHCFITPGHITMWHVVIGASHLTQLGPETQVRTIKRLLVHEHYNNITQRNDIALLELDQPVLCGYYVQLACVPDAWLRVSQLRSCYVSGWGSTTARAGGPSYVLQEAKVRLIDIKLCNSSRWYGGAIHSHNLCAGYPQGGIDTCQGDSGGPLVCKDNTNDYFWLVGVTSWGRGCARPNQPGVYTSTQHFYDWILLQMGLRSARRDSPTAQPWSHFLSTSSPSQRPRPTPAPTQSGSISSCPFPRQKLVEFFTLLKELLQFLRGKKA, from the exons tgcgggcaccggcccatggattcttactacggcatgtcacgcgtcgtgggtggcaccgatgctcagctaggggcctggccctggatcgtcagcatccagaagcccatcataggaggcatagcgcatgtctgcggagggtcgctcatcagcccacagtgggtgctgacagcagcccactgcttcatcacgcccgg gcacatcaccatgtggcacgtggtgatcggggccagccacttgactcagctgggccctgagacccaagtgcgcactattaagcggctactggttcacgagcactacaacaacatcacgcagaggaacgacattgccttgctggaattggaccagcctgtcctgtgcggctactacgtgcagcttgcctgtgtgcccgacgcctggctgagagtgtcgcagctgagaagctgctacgtcagtggctggggttccacgactgcaagag ctgggggaccaagttatgtcctgcaggaggccaaggtccgcctcatcgatatcaagctctgcaacagcagccgctggtacggaggggccatccacagccacaacttgtgtgctggctatccgcagggcggcatcgacacctgccag ggtgacagcggtggtcctctggtctgcaaagataacaccaacgactacttctggcttgttggagtgaccagctgggggagaggctgtgccagaccaaaccagcctggagtctacacctccacgcagcacttctacgactggatcctgctacagatgggactgcgctcagcaagaagagatagtccaacagcacagccatggagtcattttctctccacctcaagcccctctcagaggccaaggccaacaccagcaccaacacagtcgggcagcattagctcctgtccatttccacgccagaagctggtggaattctttactcttctgaaggagctcctgcaattcctcaggggaaaaaaggcttga